The genomic interval GGTGAAGAAGTTCACCGCCGCGCTGCTCAAGGGCCTGCAGGACACCGTCGACGACCCGGCCGGGTCCGCCGCGATCCTGAAGAAGTACATCCCGGACACGGACCTCGCGGTGGCCACCGCCGAGCTGAACATCATGAAGAACTACACGAAGCCGGCGAACTTCAAGGGTCCGCTCGGCGACGTCGACGTGGAACGGGTCAAGACGATCATCTCCCTGCTGGAGCAGTCCAACGCGATCCAGAAGGGTGCCGTCACCCCGGACGACGTCGTCACGATGAGCCTGGCTCCGAAGAGCTAGGTGTCTGACCACCGATGATTCGCCTGGACGGCGTGGGGCAGGTCTTCGACGGACGCGAGGGCCGGGTGACGGCCCTCGAGGAGATCGACCTGCACGTCCGCGGCGGTGAGTTCGTCACGCTGATCGGCCGGTCCGGATGTGGCAAGTCCACTCTGCTCCGGCTGATCGCGGGACTGTTGCCTCCGACATCCGGTTCGGTCCAGGTGGCGGGTGAACCCGTCACCGGACCGCGCCGGGATGTCTCCTTCATGTTCCAGCGGCCCGCGCTGCTGCCGTGGCGTTCGGTGCTGTCCAACGTGATGCTCCCGGTGGAGATCGACAAGAGCAGCGATCGCAGCCGGGCGGCGTACCGCGACCGGGCTCACGAGCTGCTCGAGCTGGTCGGTCTGCACGGGTTCGAACGGCGGCTGCCGCACGAGCTGTCCGGCGGCATGCAGCAGCGGGTGTCACTGTGCCGGTCGCTGATCCGCGACCCGCAGGTGATGCTGATGGACGAGCCGTTCTCCGCGCTCGACGCGCTGACCCGGACCGAGCTGTCCGAGGAGCTGCAGCGGATCAAGATGGAGCTGGCCACCACGATCGTGTTCGTCACCCATTCCATCGAGGAGGCCGTCGTGCTGGCCGACCGCGTCGTGGTCCTGACGCCGCGGCCGGGCCGGATGCGCGAGGTCGTCGACATCGACATTCCGCGGCCGCGCAGCCTGGCCCAGAACGCGTACGTCACCGAGGTCGCGACGATCAGCTCCCGGTTGCACGCGCTGCTGTCCGAGAAGGCCGACGTACGTCCGGCCGACGAGGTGAGGCCGCGATGAGCAGGCGCCCCTGGCTGACTACGTCTCCGGCTGCTGCCGTCGTACTCCCGATCATCGGGCTGGCGGCGACGATCGCGCTGTGGTGGGGCGCGACGGCCGTGTTCTCGATCCAGTCGTACCTGCTGCCGACGCCGTGGGAAGTGGTGGTCAAGTTCTTCGACCAGCCGGGTGTGCTGCTGTCGGAGACCGGGACGTCGCTGCTGGAGACGATCGAGGGCTTCCTGCTCGCGATCGTGATCGGGGTGCCGATCGCCCTGCTGATCGTCCGCTCGGTGGTCCTCGAGCGACTGGTCTACCCGCTGCTGCTGATGGTGAACTCGATCCCGAAGGTCGCGATCGCCCCGCTGCTGGTGGTGTGGATGGGCTTCGGCCAGTGGCCGAAGGTCGTGATGGTGCTGCTGATGTGCTTCTTCCCGATCGTCATCTCGACCGCGCAGGGGATGAAGTCGACGCCGACCGAGCTGGTCGAGCTGATGCGGTCGCTGAACGCGACCCGGGCGCAGGAGTTCTTCAAGCTCCGGCTGAAGTACGCGATGCCGCAGATCTTCACCGGGCTCAAGGTGGCGATCTCGCTCGCGGTGATCGGTGCGGTGATCTCGGAGTTCGTTGGTGCCACCAAGGGACTCGGGTACGTGATCCAGCAGTCCGGCGCGAGCGCGGACACCACCCTGGCGTTCGCGGCGATCGTGCTCCTCAGCCTGATGAGCATCGTCTTGTTCTACGGCTTGGTGCTACTCGAGCACGTGCTGCTGCCCTGGGCCCGGGAGAAGCGGTGACTGTATCAATGCCACGCCTCCGGCGCGGCGGGTCATCGGGCTTCGTCTCCCGTCCTTCCCTCGTCGCTCCGGTCGCTCCGGTCGCTCCACTCCTCAGTCCAGGACGGGAGGCCCGATGACCGCTCAAGCCTCCGACGCGGACCGGCGGGTACTGGTCCGGCCGGACTGGCTGCAGGCGACTGTGTCGGGTGTCTTCACGGCGCTCGGGTTCGACCCGGAGGACGCGGACAAGATCGCCGCGGCGCTGGTCGAGGCGGACCTTCGTGGTGTCAGCTCGCACGGCGTGATGCTGGTCCCGATGTACGTCGAACGCCTGAACGCCGGCGGAGTGACCCGCGAACGCGAGCTCGACATCCTGTACGACGCCGGCGCCGCGATGGTCGCGGACGCCCGCGGCGGAATGGGGCAACTGTCCAGTCCGCAGGCGATGGGGCACGCGATCGAGCGCGCCGGCCGGTACGGGATCGGACTGGTCTCGGTCCGCAACGCGCACCATTTCGGCGCGGCCAGCCGCTGGGCCATGCAGGCCGGCCAGGCGGGGTGTATCGGTATCGCAATGTCGAACACCACCCCGCTGATGCCGGCCCCCGGCGGCGCCGAGCGGATCGTCGGCAACAACCCGCTGGCGATCGCGGTGCCGACGAAGGCCGGCGTGGAGATCGTGCTGGACATGGCCCTGTCCGCGGTTGCCCTGGGCAAGATTCGGCTGGCGGCCTCGGCCGGGCGGCCGATTCCCGACACCTGGGCGACCGATCCGTCGGGCACGCCGACGACGGACGCGGACGAGGCCGTGCTCGGCATGCTGCTGCCGGCCGCCGGTCACAAGGGCTTCGGGCTGGCGTTGATGATCGACGTGCTCACCGGTGTACTGAGCGGCGGCGGGTGGGGCGACCAGGTCCGCCCGCTGTACCGGGAGCCGGACCGTCCGAACGACTGCGCGCATCTGTTCCTGGCGATCGACCCGGAGTTGATGGGCGGCGTGGAGAGTTTCCGCCTGCGCTCGTCCGGACTGGCCGCGCGGGTCCGCGGGAGCGCGACGGCTCCGGGCGTGAACCGGCTGCACCTGCCGGGGGAGATCGAGGCCGAGCGTGCGGCGCACCAGCGCCGGCACGGTGTGCTGATCGAGCGGTCGGGACTGGACGGGCTGCTGGCGGCGGCGCGCGCGGTCGGTGCCGTCGTACCGGCGGGAGGGGTGTTGAGCTGATGGGGAAGACACAGGTTTCGACGGCGGCGCTGCGCAGCCCGAACGGGGTGTTCTCGCAGGCCACGACGATCGAGGCGACCGGGCGGCTGGTGTTCGTCTCCGGGATGACCGCCCGGCAGCCGGACGGCGGGATCGCCGGGGTCGGGGACGTCCGGGAACAGACCAGGCAGGTGTGCGAGAACGTGAAGGCGGCGGTCGAGGCGGCCGGCGGGACACTCGCGGACGTCTGCCGGGTGGATGTGTACGTGCGCAACATGGAGGACTTCGCCAAGATCCACGAGGTCCGCGCGCAGTACTTCACCGAGCCGCTGCCGGCCTCGACCATGGTCGAGGTCAGCAAGCTCGCACATCCCGACTACCTGATCGAGATCAACGCGATCGCCGTGATCGCATGACCGGGGGTGAGTCCTGTGCGTGGCGTCGAGTGGACCTGAGATGAAGTACGTGATGGTGGAGTACGGCGGGCAGGAACGACCCGGCGTACTCGACGGGGAGTCAATCCTGTTGCTGTCGGCAACCGACTTGACCGGGGTGATCGCCGGCCCGGCGGACGTGGTCGGCAAGATCCCTTATGACGAGGGGATCCTGCGGGCGCCGTTGCGACGGTTCCGGCGGGACATTCTCTGCACCGGGTGGAACTACTGGGACCACTTCGAGGAGAGCAAGGGCAAGCGTGAGGGTCAGGACGTCGACCGGCCCGAGCACCCGACGTTCTTCACCAAGGGCCCGGACGTGGTGATCGGTCCGTACGACGACATCGCGTGGGACCCGGCCATCTCCGCCAAGTGGGATTACGAGGCCGAGGTGGCGCTGGTGATCGGCAAGACCGGGAAGAACATCGCCGTCGCTGACGCGCTCGACCACGTCTGGGGCTACACCCTGGCGAACGACGTGTCGCAGCGGGACCTGCAGCGTGCGCACGGCGGACAGTGGCTGAAGGGCAAGAGCATCGACAACACCATGCCGCTGGGCCCGTGGATCGTGACCGCCGACGAGGTGGGCGACCCGCAGGACATTCACCTGCAGTGCTTGGTGAACGACGAGGTCCGTCAGGACGCGTCCACGCGGCAGATGGCGTTCGACGTGGCCACACTGATCAGTGAGCTGTCGTTCGGTATGACGCTGCGCCCGGGCGACCTGCTGCTGACCGGTACACCGGCCGGCATCGGCAATGCTCGTGAGCCGCAGGTGTTCCTCCAGGACGGCGACGTGGTCGTCACCCGCTCCGACAAACTCGGTGCCCTACGCAACAGAGTGGTCCGGGCATGAGCGGGCCGCTGGAGCTGCTGCCGGGTGCCGGCAAGGGCGGACGTCGTACCCTCGCCGAGCACGCGGCCGCCGAGCTGCACCAACTGATCCTGTCCGGCGAGCTGCCGAGCGGTACGCCGCTGCGGCTCGTGGAGCTGGCCAGTCGGCTCGAGATGAGCCAGATGCCGGTGCGGGAAGGACTGCGTCGGCTGGAGGCGCTCGGGCTGGTCGAGATCATCCCGCACCGCGGCGCATGGGTCCGTGACCTGTCGTTGTCCGATCTGCGCGACACACACGAGACCCGGCTGGCTCTGGAGAGTCTCGCAGTACGGGCGGCTGCGGCGCGGTTCACCGACGACGATCTGACGAAGGCGGCGGCCGCACTGGCCGAGCATCTGCGTCTGTCGCGGGCGGAGGACTCCGCAGGTGCCCGTGAGGCCCATGCGGACTTCCACTTCGCGATCTATCGGGCGAGCGGTTCGCAGTGGTTGCCGCGTGCCATCGAGCCGGTCTGGCAGAACAGCGAGCGCTACCGGTTCGGGAGCCGGCCGACGGCGTTCCTGATCGAGAAGAGCCGGCAGGAACATCAGGCGATCCTGGACGCGTGCGTCGCGCAGGACCCGGACGCGGCCGAGCTGGCGTTGCGCAGCCACCTGGCCGGTGCGTTCCAGCGGATCACCGAGACGATGACGTCGAAGCAGAAGGAGACGCCATGAAGGCGAGCTTCGATGCGACCGGTGAGGTCGTGGTGATCACAGGTGGCGCACAGGGCATCGGTGCGGCCCTCGCCGGTGCGGTCAATGCCGTCGGTGGTACTGCGGTCGTCTTCGACGTCACGCAGCCGCCTGAGGGCGTCGAGTACGTCGAGGTGGACGTAGCGGACCGGTCCGCGATCCAGGCAGCCGTTGCTGGTGTGCTGGAGCGGTACGGGCGGATCGACGGTCTGGTCGCCGGTGCGGCCGTGCAGCCGCGTTCGACGGTGCTGGAGATGGATGCGGCCGAGTGGACTCGCACCCTGCAGGTGAACCTCGACGGTGTGGTCTGGACTTGCCAGGCCGTCGTACCGCACATGGTGGCGCGGCAGTCCGGTTCGGTGGTCGTGTTCACGTCGGGGATGGCGTCGACCGGGCACGCGGGCGCGGCGGCGTACACGGCGAGCAAGGCGGCGCTGGTGGCGTTCGCGAAGTCGCTGGCGGTGGAGGTGGCCGGCGACCGGGTCCGCGTGAACGTGGTCGCGCCGGGCGTTATCGACACCGAACAGTTCCGTACTGCGAACCTCGGTGCGGACCGGGAGCACTGGCACGACACCATAGGTATCGGCGAGTCCGACGACGTGGTCGGGCCGCTGCTGTTCCTGCTGTCCGACGCGGCCGCGATGACCGGGTCGGTGCTGACCCGGGAACGTGCCTTTGCCAAGCTCACAAGCTTCATCTAGCTGCCCGGAGTAACGAGTGAACCAACTGCCTGTCGCCGTGGTGGGTGCCGGACCGATCGGTCTGACCACCGCGCTCGGTCTCGCGCACTACGGCATCCCGTACGTGCTGCTGGAAGAGGACGCCGTCCTGTCGTCCGACACCAAGGCCGGCACGACGCTGAGCCGGACGCTGGAGATCTGGAACCGGTACGGCGCGGTTGACCGCATCCTCGGGGCCGCACTGCGCATCGACGAGATCGGCGACATCGACCGCGCGACGAACACCCCGCGCGCCTCGGTGCAGCTGGCCGAGCTGGCGCACGACACCCAGTTCCCGTTCGTCATCAACCTGCCGCAGCAGAAGATGGAGCCGCTGCTGGCGGCCGCATTGCCGGAGCCCGTGCTGACGCAGCGCCGGCTGACCTCGTTCGAGGTCCTCGACGATCGCGTCGTACTGCAGCTGGAGACACCGGACGGTCCACAGGAGCTGGAAGCGTCGTACCTGCTGGCGTGTGACGGTGGGCGTTCGCGGATCCGCGATGCGCTCGGGGTGAAGGTGGTGGGGGAGACCCTGCCGGAGCGATACATGCTGATCGACGTCGTGGTCGACCTGGACGTCAACAACGCCAGGGACTATCCGTACCTCGCGTACTTCGCGGACAAGTCCGAGTGGATGGTGCTGATCCGGCAGCCCGACAACTGGCGGTTCCTGTTCCCGCTGGCCGCGGGAGCCGACACGCCGGGCGACGAGGACCTGCTGGTGAAGGTGAAGCAGTTCATCGGCGAGGTGGACCGGATCGAGCTGCTGGGCTCGGTCGTCTACAACGTGCATCACCGGGTCGCCGAGCAGTGGACCAAGGATCGCAAGGTCTTCCTGATGGGCGATGCGGCCCACCTGATCACGCCGATGTGGGCGCTCGGTCTGAACACCGGTGCGCTGGACGCTTCCAACCTGCCGTGGCGGCTGGCGTGGGTACTGCGTGGCTGGGCCGACCCGTCGTTGCTGGACGGGTACGAGCAGGAGCAGCGTCCGGTCGCGATCGAGGGCTCCGGCGAGATGGCCGAGGCCGCGCGGAAGTACATGTCGTTCCAGCGTGGTGCTGTCACCGAGGGCACGAGCGACTGGGCGACGGCGTACACGCGGACCCTGCTCAGCGTGCGACTGGACGTGGACGGCTCCGGTGACTGGTCGATGGTGGCCA from Kribbella sp. NBC_00709 carries:
- a CDS encoding ABC transporter ATP-binding protein, whose amino-acid sequence is MIRLDGVGQVFDGREGRVTALEEIDLHVRGGEFVTLIGRSGCGKSTLLRLIAGLLPPTSGSVQVAGEPVTGPRRDVSFMFQRPALLPWRSVLSNVMLPVEIDKSSDRSRAAYRDRAHELLELVGLHGFERRLPHELSGGMQQRVSLCRSLIRDPQVMLMDEPFSALDALTRTELSEELQRIKMELATTIVFVTHSIEEAVVLADRVVVLTPRPGRMREVVDIDIPRPRSLAQNAYVTEVATISSRLHALLSEKADVRPADEVRPR
- a CDS encoding ABC transporter permease gives rise to the protein MSRRPWLTTSPAAAVVLPIIGLAATIALWWGATAVFSIQSYLLPTPWEVVVKFFDQPGVLLSETGTSLLETIEGFLLAIVIGVPIALLIVRSVVLERLVYPLLLMVNSIPKVAIAPLLVVWMGFGQWPKVVMVLLMCFFPIVISTAQGMKSTPTELVELMRSLNATRAQEFFKLRLKYAMPQIFTGLKVAISLAVIGAVISEFVGATKGLGYVIQQSGASADTTLAFAAIVLLSLMSIVLFYGLVLLEHVLLPWAREKR
- a CDS encoding Ldh family oxidoreductase, with translation MTAQASDADRRVLVRPDWLQATVSGVFTALGFDPEDADKIAAALVEADLRGVSSHGVMLVPMYVERLNAGGVTRERELDILYDAGAAMVADARGGMGQLSSPQAMGHAIERAGRYGIGLVSVRNAHHFGAASRWAMQAGQAGCIGIAMSNTTPLMPAPGGAERIVGNNPLAIAVPTKAGVEIVLDMALSAVALGKIRLAASAGRPIPDTWATDPSGTPTTDADEAVLGMLLPAAGHKGFGLALMIDVLTGVLSGGGWGDQVRPLYREPDRPNDCAHLFLAIDPELMGGVESFRLRSSGLAARVRGSATAPGVNRLHLPGEIEAERAAHQRRHGVLIERSGLDGLLAAARAVGAVVPAGGVLS
- a CDS encoding RidA family protein, which encodes MGKTQVSTAALRSPNGVFSQATTIEATGRLVFVSGMTARQPDGGIAGVGDVREQTRQVCENVKAAVEAAGGTLADVCRVDVYVRNMEDFAKIHEVRAQYFTEPLPASTMVEVSKLAHPDYLIEINAIAVIA
- a CDS encoding fumarylacetoacetate hydrolase family protein, producing the protein MKYVMVEYGGQERPGVLDGESILLLSATDLTGVIAGPADVVGKIPYDEGILRAPLRRFRRDILCTGWNYWDHFEESKGKREGQDVDRPEHPTFFTKGPDVVIGPYDDIAWDPAISAKWDYEAEVALVIGKTGKNIAVADALDHVWGYTLANDVSQRDLQRAHGGQWLKGKSIDNTMPLGPWIVTADEVGDPQDIHLQCLVNDEVRQDASTRQMAFDVATLISELSFGMTLRPGDLLLTGTPAGIGNAREPQVFLQDGDVVVTRSDKLGALRNRVVRA
- a CDS encoding GntR family transcriptional regulator, producing the protein MSGPLELLPGAGKGGRRTLAEHAAAELHQLILSGELPSGTPLRLVELASRLEMSQMPVREGLRRLEALGLVEIIPHRGAWVRDLSLSDLRDTHETRLALESLAVRAAAARFTDDDLTKAAAALAEHLRLSRAEDSAGAREAHADFHFAIYRASGSQWLPRAIEPVWQNSERYRFGSRPTAFLIEKSRQEHQAILDACVAQDPDAAELALRSHLAGAFQRITETMTSKQKETP
- a CDS encoding SDR family NAD(P)-dependent oxidoreductase, with the translated sequence MKASFDATGEVVVITGGAQGIGAALAGAVNAVGGTAVVFDVTQPPEGVEYVEVDVADRSAIQAAVAGVLERYGRIDGLVAGAAVQPRSTVLEMDAAEWTRTLQVNLDGVVWTCQAVVPHMVARQSGSVVVFTSGMASTGHAGAAAYTASKAALVAFAKSLAVEVAGDRVRVNVVAPGVIDTEQFRTANLGADREHWHDTIGIGESDDVVGPLLFLLSDAAAMTGSVLTRERAFAKLTSFI
- a CDS encoding FAD-dependent monooxygenase; this translates as MNQLPVAVVGAGPIGLTTALGLAHYGIPYVLLEEDAVLSSDTKAGTTLSRTLEIWNRYGAVDRILGAALRIDEIGDIDRATNTPRASVQLAELAHDTQFPFVINLPQQKMEPLLAAALPEPVLTQRRLTSFEVLDDRVVLQLETPDGPQELEASYLLACDGGRSRIRDALGVKVVGETLPERYMLIDVVVDLDVNNARDYPYLAYFADKSEWMVLIRQPDNWRFLFPLAAGADTPGDEDLLVKVKQFIGEVDRIELLGSVVYNVHHRVAEQWTKDRKVFLMGDAAHLITPMWALGLNTGALDASNLPWRLAWVLRGWADPSLLDGYEQEQRPVAIEGSGEMAEAARKYMSFQRGAVTEGTSDWATAYTRTLLSVRLDVDGSGDWSMVATSAAPPAVRAGDRAPDLVLQSPTGRLTIHDLCRDSFVALYFTDVRRRPEIPVNGSPALQHYAVSRWDAPHDSGLRDRALFDPGSVATKRYGVPPESVVLIRPDGHVAAVAPMGTGIAEELYTRITGREVP